In Aspergillus flavus chromosome 3, complete sequence, one genomic interval encodes:
- a CDS encoding P-loop containing nucleoside triphosphate hydrolase protein, which produces MKRKLDANDVPSPEAADKKEKKEEDDADFESLNLDPRLRQALIKEKFTKPTLVQAKAIPLALEGKDILARAKTGSGKTAAYVLPILQTILQKKATDPSFKATTGLILVPTRELAEQVQNVVTTFAAFCGKDVRSVNLTQKVSDAVQRTMLADYPDLVVSTPARVVTNLGSSALSLENLTHLVIDEADLVLSYGYEEDINALAKAIPRGVQTFLMSATLTDEVDTLKGLFCRSPVTLKLEDKDDQGAGVSQFVVRCAEDEKFLLTYVIFKLQLIKGKVIIFVDDVDRCYRVKLFLEQFGIKSCVLNSELPINSRIHVVQEFNKGVYDILIAADEQEVIGARKSKKSKETEEAGSSDEDEGEPEDKSKRRKVSGKEKDYGISRGIDFQNVACVLNFDLPSTSKSYTHRIGRTGRAGKTGMALSFVIPKDQHGKHRPTSTATSKHDESVLAKIVKRQGKLGHEVKPYHFEMKQVEAFRYRMTDALRAVTRLAVQEARAREIRQELIKSEKLKRHFEENPEELRQLRHDDELRSARVQPHLKHIPEYLMPAKGKKGLSSGDVGFVSFRKQNENRIRKAREKNRGKGNGRKFAGVKKKVDPLKTFNRGRK; this is translated from the exons ATGAAGAGAAAGCTCGACGCAAACGATGTTCCCTCCCCGGAGGCCGcagacaaaaaggaaaagaaggaggaggacgacGCCGACTTCGAGAGCCTTAACTTGGATCCGCGATTGCGCCAAGCTCTGATCAAAGAGAAATTTACCAAGCCCACACTTGTTCAAGCGAAGGCGATTCCTTTGGCGCTGGAGGGCAAGGATATTTTGG CTCGTGCGAAGACCGGATCTGGCAAGACTGCCGCATATGTACTTCCCATCCTGCAGACTATTCTTCAGAAGAAAGCT ACCGATCCTTCATTTAAAGCGACCACAggcctcatcctcgtcccTACTCGAGAGCTTGCGGAACAGGTCCAGAATGTTGTTACCACTTTCGCTGCCTTTTGCGGAAAGGACGTGCGCTCGGTGAATCTGACACAAAAAGTCTCAGATGCAGTTCAGCGCACTATGCTGGCTGATTACCCCGACCTGGTTGTTTCGACTCCCGCTCGTGTTGTCACCAATCTCGGCAGCTCCGCTTTGTCCCTGGAGAACTTGACACATCTTGTAATCGATGAGGCGGACCTGGTTCTGTCGTACGGATACGAGGAGGACATCAATGCTTTGGCAAAGGCTATTCCACGCGGTGTGCAGACTTTCCTCATGAGTGCTACACTCACTGACGAGGTGGATACCCTGAAGGGTTTGTTCTGTCGGAGTCCTGTAACCTTGAAATTAGAAGACAAGGATGACCAGGGTGCCGGTGTCAGTCAGTTTGTTGTCAG ATGTGCGGAGGACGAGAAATTCCTTCTAACCTATGTCATCTTCAAGCTTCAACTGATCAAAGGAAAGGTTATCATATTCGTGGACGATGTCGACCGTTGTTATCGTGTGAAGTTGTTCCTCGAACAATTCGGAATTAAGAGTTGCGTTCTGAACTCAGAATTGCCTATTAACTCCCGTATACACGTCGTACAGGAGTTCAACAAGGGTGTCTACGATATCCTCATCGCCGCAGACGAGCAAGAGGTAATAGGAGCCCGGAAGTCGAAGAAATCGAAAGAAACCGAGGAGGCAGGCTCAagcgacgaggatgagggaGAGCCGGAAGATAAGTCTAAGCGCCGCAAGGTATcagggaaagagaaggattaCGGAATTTCCCGCGGCATTGACTTCCAAAATGTTGCTTGCGTTCTGAACTTCGACCTTCCCTCCACTTCCAAATCCTACACACACCGAATCGGCCGTACCGGAAGAGCTGGCAAGACCGGCATGGCGCTATCATTCGTCATCCCCAAGGACCAACACGGAAAACACAGGCCCACCTCCACCGCAACCTCGAAGCATGATGAGTCCGTCCTCGCCAAGATCGTCAAGCGGCAAGGCAAGCTCGGCCACGAGGTGAAACCCTACCACTTCGAAATGAAGCAAGTCGAAGCCTTCCGGTATCGTATGACCGACGCTCTCCGTGCCGTAACACGACTCGCCGTGCAGGAAGCCCGAGCCCGAGAAATCCGTCAAGAGCTGATCAAGagcgagaagctcaagcgCCACTTCGAAGAAAACCCCGAAGAGCTGCGTCAGCTGCGCCACGATGACGAGCTGCGCTCCGCACGTGTCCAACCTCACCTCAAACACATCCCAGAGTACCTGATGCCCGCCAAGGGTAAGAAAGGTCTCTCCAGTGGAGACGTCGGCTTCGTGAGTTTCAGAAAACAAAACGAGAACCGCATCAGGAAAGCCAGAGAGAAGAATCGCGGTAAGGGCAATGGCCGGAAATTTGCCGgagtgaagaagaaggtagaTCCGTTGAAGACGTTTAACCGGGGCCGGAAGTAA